The following are encoded together in the Peromyscus leucopus breed LL Stock chromosome 1, UCI_PerLeu_2.1, whole genome shotgun sequence genome:
- the Zdhhc13 gene encoding palmitoyltransferase ZDHHC13: MEGPGLGSQCRNHSHGSHLPGFGRHGICAHENKELAKAKEIIPLIEDSSNCDIVKATQYGIFERCKELVEAGYDVRQPDRENVSLLHWAAINNRLELVKFYISKGAVIDQLGGDLNSTPLHWAIRQGHLPMVILLLQHGADPTLIDGEGFSSIHLAVLFQHMPIIAYLISKGQSVNMTDVNGQTPLMLSAYKVIGPEPTGFLLKFNPSLSAVDKTHQNTPLHWAVAAGNVSAVDKLLEAGSSLDIRNAKGETPLDMAVQNKNQLIIHMLKTEAKMRVNKKFRLWRWLQKCELFLLLILSMITLWAVGYILDFNSDSWLLKGCLLVTLFFLTSLFPRFLVGYKNLVYLPTVFLLSSIFWIFMTWFILFFPDVAGSPFYFAFIFSVIAFLYFFYKTWATDPGFTKASEEERKVNIVTLAETGCLDFRTFCTSCLIRKPLRSLHCHVCNSCVARFDQHCFWTGRCVGFGNHHHYIFFLLSLSMVCDWIIYGSFVYWSNHCATTFKEDGLWTYLSQIVACSPWVLYIFLLAAFHFSWSTFLLINQLFQIAFLGLTSHERISLLKQSRHMKQTLSLRKTPYNLGFTQNLADFFQCGCFGLVKPCIIDWTSQYTMVFHPAKEKVLRSV; encoded by the exons TGCAGGAATCACAGCCATGGCTCCCACCTTCCGGGATTTGGTCGACACGGCATCTGTGCACACGAAAACAAAGAACTTGCGAAGGCAAAAGAAATTATTCCTCTTATAGAGGATTCCAGTAACTGTGACATtgtcaaagctacaca ATATGGAATTTTTGAACGATGTAAAGAGTTAGTAGAAGCAGGATATGATGTCAGACAACCAGACAGAGAAAATGTGTCTCTTCTTCACTGGGCTGCCATTAACAACAGACTAGAGCTTGTAAA GTTTTATATTTCCAAAGGTGCTGTGATAGATCAGTTGGGTGGTGATTTAAATTCAACTCCTCTTCACTGGGCCATCCG ACAAGGGCATTTGCCTATGGTCATATTATTACTCCAGCATGGTGCAGACCCCACTCTGATTGATGGAGAAGGATTCAGCAGCATTCATCTGGCAGTCCTGTTTCAGCACATGCCTATTATAGCATATCTCATCTCAAAGGGACAG AGTGTGAATATGACAGATGTCAATGGCCAGACGCCTCTCATGCTATCAGCTTACAAAGTAATTGG gccaGAACCAACTggatttcttttaaagtttaatCCCTCTCTCAGTGCTGTTGATAAAACACATCAGAACACTCCGCTTCACTGGGCAGTTGCAGCAGGAAATGTCAGTGCAGTTGATAAGCTCTTGGAAGCTGGCTCTAGCCTGGACATCCGAAATGCTAAG ggagaaaCACCTCTTGATATGGctgtacaaaataaaaaccagctcATTATTCACATGCTGAAAACAGAAGCCAAGATGAGAGTCAACAAAAAGTTTAGACTTTGGAGATGGCTACAGAAATGCGAG CTTTTCCTGCTGCTGATACTCTCTATGATAACCCTGTGGGCTGTTGGATACATCCTGGACTTCAATTCAGATTCTTGGCTTTTAAAAGGATGTCTTCTAGTAACATTGTTTTTTCTGACATCTTTGTTTCCAAG gtttttgGTTGGCTATAAGAACCTTGTGTACTTACCAACGGTCTTTCTGCTAAGTTCCATTTTTTGGATATTTATGACTTGgttcattttgttctttcctg ATGTAGCAGGCAGCCCTTtctattttgctttcattttcagcGTCATagcctttctctattttttctacAAGACTTGGGCAACTGATCCAGGCTTCACTAAGGCttctgaggaagaaaggaaagtg aataTTGTCACCCTTGCAGAGACTGGCTGTCTGGACTTCAGGACATTTTGCACATCGTGTCTT ATACGGAAGCCTTTAAGGTCACTCCATTGCCATGTATGCAACTCTTGTGTGGCTCGATTTGATCAGCACTGCTTCTGGACTGGACGCTGCGTAG GTTTTGGCAACCATCATCACTACATCTTCTTCTTGCTTTCCCTTTCCATGGTATGTGACTGGATCATTTATGGATCTTTTGTCT ACTGGTCAAATCATTGTGCCACAACGTTCAAGGAAGATGGACTATGGACCTACCTCAGTCAGATAGTGGCCTGTTCTCCCTGGGTTTTGTATATCTTCTTGCTAGCAGCTTTCCATTTCTCATGgtcaacatttttattaataaatcaacTCTTTCAG ATTGCATTTCTGGGCCTAACCTCCCATGAGAGAATCAGCCTGTTAAAACAGAGCAGGCACATGAAACAGACATTATCTCTCAGGAAGACACCATATAA